One window from the genome of Bartonella sp. WD16.2 encodes:
- the tolR gene encoding protein TolR, giving the protein MALSLASPSQKNTRKRRRLQNHLINEINITPFVDVMLVLLIIFMVSAPLLVNGVPLDLPQSQAGPVQTDRPPLTVSLDAQGRFAINQNYYSTSQALITKLKEQLSTDQTLQNQRIFVRAAKTVEYEKVLQLLADIQKAGFSQVALASLAQ; this is encoded by the coding sequence ATGGCACTTTCTCTTGCTTCTCCTTCTCAGAAAAACACACGAAAACGCCGTCGCTTGCAAAATCATTTAATCAATGAAATTAACATAACGCCTTTTGTAGATGTTATGCTTGTTTTATTGATTATTTTTATGGTCTCCGCGCCCCTTTTGGTCAATGGTGTTCCTCTTGATTTGCCTCAAAGCCAAGCAGGACCAGTGCAAACAGACCGCCCTCCCTTAACAGTTTCACTTGATGCACAAGGGCGTTTTGCAATCAATCAAAACTATTACTCTACATCACAAGCATTGATTACAAAATTAAAAGAGCAGCTATCAACTGATCAAACATTGCAAAACCAACGCATTTTTGTGCGCGCTGCCAAAACTGTTGAATATGAAAAAGTTTTACAACTTCTTGCTGATATTCAAAAGGCCGGTTTTTCGCAAGTTGCTTTAGCTAGTTTAGCGCAATAA
- a CDS encoding cell envelope biogenesis protein TolA, which produces MNTSSHHSMKKSLAFSLAAHIAILTLGGMHLTHSTSFPQHQLEAIPITLAPLDQELASAQGSENAPFNERPAPKPTTWPQEKEDAHHIGDGTLDSQTPLKPKEKLQNKNVETTPLSFGEKDASETKAQSLTTPKIQETKTQSSPQTTPEITSKITEETPKNENITLPEEPETPQITQIPAPTEPEKKPQQIVELPTNAPLPTTKMKPKPIKHASSQKSPHKKGEQTIEDILAMDESNLINRARTQGGGAKRSKEQESQGARKDIGDTTKMAQTLVNLAGACIQKKLKLVAIGGNLNNRPVVRLQFQLNRNGMIIGTPIIEALKGDESQQTVMIQQVYAAVFACQPYPDLPRDQYNLWGQGFDFNVDPLQEKTL; this is translated from the coding sequence ATGAATACAAGTTCTCATCATAGCATGAAAAAAAGCTTAGCTTTCTCACTTGCAGCCCATATAGCCATTCTCACCTTGGGTGGGATGCACCTGACACATTCCACCTCTTTTCCTCAACACCAATTAGAGGCCATTCCCATCACTTTAGCTCCCCTTGATCAAGAGCTTGCAAGTGCACAAGGCTCAGAAAATGCGCCATTTAACGAACGCCCAGCACCAAAACCAACCACGTGGCCACAAGAAAAAGAAGATGCACACCATATAGGTGATGGAACACTCGACAGTCAAACCCCCTTAAAGCCAAAAGAAAAACTACAAAATAAAAATGTTGAGACAACACCTCTCTCTTTTGGTGAAAAAGATGCATCTGAAACAAAAGCACAATCCCTTACAACACCAAAAATACAAGAAACGAAAACACAGTCTTCTCCACAAACAACGCCAGAAATCACTTCAAAAATCACTGAAGAGACACCAAAAAATGAAAATATAACACTACCAGAGGAACCAGAAACACCTCAAATAACGCAAATACCTGCTCCGACAGAACCTGAAAAAAAACCACAGCAAATCGTTGAGCTGCCAACAAACGCTCCTCTTCCAACTACAAAAATGAAGCCAAAACCCATCAAACACGCTTCATCCCAAAAATCTCCTCACAAAAAAGGTGAACAAACGATTGAGGATATCTTAGCAATGGATGAAAGCAATCTGATCAATCGTGCACGCACGCAAGGAGGTGGAGCAAAACGCTCTAAAGAACAAGAATCTCAAGGTGCACGAAAAGATATTGGCGACACCACAAAAATGGCACAAACTCTTGTCAATCTTGCGGGTGCATGTATTCAAAAAAAGCTTAAACTTGTTGCTATTGGTGGAAATTTAAATAACCGTCCAGTTGTGCGTTTGCAGTTTCAATTAAACCGTAATGGAATGATTATAGGTACGCCAATCATTGAAGCTCTCAAAGGTGATGAAAGCCAACAAACTGTCATGATTCAACAAGTATATGCAGCTGTTTTTGCATGCCAACCCTACCCAGATCTCCCGCGTGATCAATATAACTTATGGGGGCAAGGTTTTGATTTTAATGTTGATCCCCTTCAAGAGAAAACTTTATAA
- the tolB gene encoding Tol-Pal system beta propeller repeat protein TolB, producing MIGMRYTLFSWLIVTISVWLSSFSSAHAQLKGTIASADFNPISIAITDFISNDSIGLKIAAVVAADLERSGLFLPLSRASFPETIINPNSQPRFLEWQHTNIQGLVTGHVNREASGRLRIDFRLWDVFGNRQIKGRRFYTTPEHWRRVAHMIADEIYGKMTGERGYFDTRIVFVDETGPRDARVKRLAIMDQDGANLTYLSDGRELVLTPRFSPNRQEITYMAYDKNKTPHVYLQQIEMGQRELIGTFDNMTIAPRFSPDGQKVIMSLLQNNGSANLYTMDLRTRTMTRLTTTKAIDTSASYSPDGKQIVFSSDREGTPQIYVMNADGTNPHRISFNEGNYSTPIWSPRGDYIAFTKQFQGQFSIGVMHPNGQGERLLTTGFHNEGPTWAPNGRVLMFFRQNAGVGTKIYTIDITGRNERQLPTPHDASDPAWSALLTVHSYSK from the coding sequence ATGATAGGAATGAGATACACTCTTTTTTCTTGGTTAATTGTTACCATAAGTGTATGGCTTTCCAGCTTTTCATCAGCCCACGCACAGCTGAAGGGAACCATTGCCAGTGCTGATTTTAACCCCATCTCGATCGCAATCACAGATTTCATATCCAACGATTCAATAGGGTTGAAGATTGCTGCTGTCGTTGCAGCAGATCTTGAACGATCTGGACTTTTTTTACCACTAAGCAGAGCGTCTTTTCCTGAAACAATCATCAATCCCAACAGTCAACCACGCTTTCTTGAATGGCAGCATACGAATATTCAGGGGTTGGTCACCGGACATGTCAATAGAGAAGCAAGTGGACGATTGAGAATTGACTTTCGTCTATGGGATGTCTTTGGTAACCGCCAAATCAAAGGGCGGCGATTTTATACAACTCCAGAACACTGGCGACGCGTTGCACATATGATTGCAGATGAAATCTACGGTAAAATGACAGGTGAACGCGGTTATTTTGATACACGCATTGTTTTTGTTGATGAAACAGGCCCGCGTGATGCACGAGTTAAACGCTTAGCTATTATGGATCAAGATGGCGCAAACCTAACCTATCTTTCCGATGGGAGAGAATTAGTCCTCACACCTCGTTTTTCACCCAATAGGCAAGAAATTACCTATATGGCATATGATAAGAACAAAACACCTCATGTGTATCTTCAGCAAATTGAAATGGGGCAAAGAGAATTAATAGGAACTTTTGACAATATGACAATTGCCCCTCGCTTTTCGCCAGATGGGCAAAAAGTGATTATGAGTTTATTGCAAAATAATGGCAGTGCAAACCTTTACACAATGGATCTGCGCACACGCACCATGACACGCTTAACCACAACTAAAGCGATTGATACCTCAGCCTCTTATTCACCTGATGGCAAACAGATCGTCTTTTCCTCTGACCGTGAGGGTACACCACAAATTTATGTTATGAATGCCGATGGCACTAATCCTCACCGTATTTCTTTTAATGAGGGCAACTATTCTACCCCCATTTGGTCACCGCGCGGTGACTATATCGCTTTCACAAAACAATTTCAGGGACAATTCTCCATTGGCGTTATGCACCCCAATGGACAAGGTGAACGACTTTTAACCACAGGTTTTCATAATGAAGGACCCACTTGGGCACCCAACGGTCGTGTACTCATGTTTTTTCGTCAAAATGCAGGTGTAGGAACAAAAATTTACACAATCGATATTACTGGGCGCAACGAACGCCAATTACCAACCCCCCATGATGCCTCTGACCCAGCATGGTCAGCCTTACTCACTGTGCATTCATATAGCAAATAA
- a CDS encoding class I fructose-bisphosphate aldolase — MKERLEDIALSLVSAGKGILAADESNATIGKRFESIGLEANEDYRRAYREMLFTAKDAMKCAISGVILFDETIRQKASSGQMLTDLIRDVGALPGIKVDTGAKPLAAFPHETITEGLDGLRERLKDYFTLGARFAKWRAVIAIDERCLPTKGAIRQNAQALARYAALCQEAGLVPIVEPEVLMDGQSRQHSIARCFEVTQAVLKTVFTELFEARVVLEAMILKPNMVIDGKDVRKACVEEVAGKTLRVLKQTVPSAVPGIAFLSGGQSDEEATAHLSAMNALGPWPWTLTFSYGRALQSAALKTWGGKQDNVAAAQKAFYHRARMNHLAALGQWTKEHEHSCA, encoded by the coding sequence ATGAAAGAACGTCTTGAAGATATAGCGCTTTCTTTGGTCAGTGCAGGAAAAGGTATTTTGGCGGCAGATGAAAGCAATGCGACAATTGGTAAACGGTTTGAGTCAATTGGTTTAGAAGCAAATGAAGATTATCGCCGGGCTTATCGTGAAATGCTTTTTACTGCAAAGGACGCTATGAAATGCGCTATTTCTGGTGTGATTTTATTTGATGAAACCATTCGTCAAAAAGCATCCTCTGGTCAAATGTTGACTGATCTTATTCGAGATGTTGGTGCTCTGCCAGGTATTAAGGTTGATACGGGTGCTAAGCCTTTGGCAGCTTTTCCTCATGAGACGATTACAGAAGGGTTAGATGGTCTTCGGGAGCGTTTAAAGGACTATTTTACTTTGGGAGCACGTTTTGCCAAATGGCGTGCGGTGATTGCTATTGATGAACGTTGTTTGCCAACAAAAGGAGCAATACGCCAAAATGCGCAAGCTTTGGCACGTTATGCTGCTTTATGCCAGGAGGCAGGTCTTGTGCCAATTGTAGAGCCAGAGGTGCTGATGGATGGCCAGTCGCGCCAGCATTCAATTGCACGCTGCTTTGAGGTGACGCAAGCGGTTTTAAAGACAGTATTTACAGAATTATTCGAGGCACGGGTCGTACTTGAGGCTATGATTTTAAAACCCAATATGGTGATTGATGGGAAAGATGTGCGTAAAGCTTGTGTTGAAGAAGTAGCTGGAAAAACTCTTCGTGTTCTCAAACAGACTGTTCCTTCTGCTGTTCCAGGGATTGCTTTTCTTTCAGGGGGTCAGTCAGATGAGGAAGCCACGGCTCATTTATCAGCTATGAATGCTTTAGGCCCATGGCCTTGGACATTGACTTTTTCTTATGGTCGTGCGTTGCAATCTGCGGCTTTGAAAACATGGGGTGGAAAACAGGACAATGTTGCAGCTGCACAAAAGGCTTTTTATCACCGCGCGCGGATGAACCATCTGGCAGCTTTAGGACAATGGACAAAAGAGCACGAACATTCTTGTGCTTGA
- a CDS encoding phosphoglycerate kinase — protein sequence MGFRTIDEADVAGKCVLVRVDFNVPILEGRVCDETRLKRHKETLVELQKRGAKLILISHCGRPKGQKVPELSLRPVAQALSKIMGQEISFLDKCFGLEVQSAVQALQKGGILLLENLRFYQDEENNDDAFAEALACNADLYVNDAFSVSHRAHASTEGITHFLPSYAGRSLQRELHALEQGLGDPTYPLAAVVGGAKVSSKLFVLNHLVQKVNALVIGGGMANSFLAAQGYAIGKSLYEHTLMETVEEIIEKARKCQCELLLPVDVVVGLRCEKNSSHRQCDLEDISKDEMILDIGPRSIARINEMIDTIATVVWNGPFGVFEVPPFDQGTIAVARHVAKRTQQGELVSIAGGGDTVFALNHAGVANDFTYLSTAGGAFLEWMEGKSLPGVLALMQA from the coding sequence ATGGGGTTTCGGACAATTGATGAGGCTGATGTTGCAGGGAAATGTGTTTTGGTACGAGTGGACTTTAATGTCCCAATATTAGAGGGAAGAGTATGTGATGAAACACGCCTTAAACGGCATAAAGAAACGCTGGTTGAACTACAAAAGCGTGGTGCTAAGCTTATACTGATTTCCCATTGTGGTCGCCCTAAAGGGCAGAAGGTTCCAGAGCTTTCGCTTCGTCCTGTTGCACAGGCTCTTTCCAAAATCATGGGGCAGGAAATTTCTTTTTTAGATAAATGCTTTGGCCTTGAAGTGCAATCTGCTGTTCAAGCTTTGCAAAAGGGTGGCATTCTGCTTCTTGAAAATCTGCGTTTTTATCAAGATGAAGAGAACAATGATGATGCTTTTGCTGAAGCTTTAGCATGCAATGCTGACCTTTATGTGAATGATGCTTTTTCTGTTTCTCATCGTGCTCATGCGTCAACAGAGGGAATTACGCATTTTTTGCCTTCTTATGCGGGGCGTTCTTTGCAACGCGAATTGCATGCTTTAGAACAAGGGCTTGGTGACCCGACGTATCCGTTGGCAGCTGTTGTGGGTGGTGCTAAGGTTTCAAGTAAGCTTTTTGTACTTAATCATTTGGTTCAAAAGGTTAATGCTTTGGTGATTGGTGGCGGTATGGCGAATAGTTTTTTAGCGGCACAAGGCTATGCTATTGGTAAATCACTCTATGAGCATACTTTAATGGAAACGGTTGAAGAAATTATTGAAAAAGCGCGTAAATGTCAGTGTGAACTTCTTTTACCAGTGGATGTGGTGGTTGGATTGCGTTGTGAAAAAAATAGCTCGCATCGTCAGTGTGATCTTGAGGATATCTCTAAAGATGAGATGATTTTGGATATTGGCCCCCGTTCTATTGCTCGGATTAATGAGATGATTGATACTATTGCAACTGTTGTATGGAATGGGCCGTTTGGTGTTTTTGAGGTTCCTCCTTTTGATCAGGGGACGATTGCAGTTGCGCGCCACGTTGCAAAACGTACTCAACAAGGTGAGTTAGTATCGATTGCTGGAGGTGGTGATACAGTTTTTGCGCTCAATCATGCGGGTGTTGCGAATGATTTTACTTATCTTTCGACCGCTGGAGGTGCTTTTTTGGAATGGATGGAAGGCAAGAGCCTTCCTGGTGTTTTGGCTTTAATGCAGGCTTAA
- the gap gene encoding type I glyceraldehyde-3-phosphate dehydrogenase: protein MSIRVAINGFGRIGRSILRAIVESGRKDIEVVAINDLGPVETNAHLLRYDSVHGRFSAPVKVVGDALDVGYGLIQVTAQRDPAHLPWKDLGIDVAMECTGFFTERDKASAHLVAGAKRVLVSAPSNDADLTVVYGVNHQTLSKEHQVVSNASCTTNCLAPVAQVLHKVVGIEKGFMTTIHSYTGDQPVLDTMHRDLYRARAAALSMIPTSTGAAKAVGLVLPELKGLLDGVAIRVPTPNVSVVDLTFTAQRSTTVEEINAAICDAAQGQLKGILGYTEEKLVSSDFNHNPHSAIVQAEQTKVVDGKLCRVLVWYDNEWGFSNRMADTAVAFAKTL, encoded by the coding sequence ATGAGTATTCGCGTTGCAATTAATGGATTTGGTCGTATTGGGCGTTCTATCTTGCGTGCTATTGTTGAAAGTGGACGCAAAGATATTGAGGTTGTTGCGATCAATGATTTAGGTCCTGTAGAAACCAATGCTCATTTATTACGTTATGATTCGGTACATGGGCGTTTTAGCGCACCTGTTAAGGTGGTGGGTGATGCACTTGATGTTGGGTATGGTTTGATTCAGGTAACAGCACAGCGTGACCCGGCGCATTTACCTTGGAAGGATTTGGGTATTGATGTTGCCATGGAATGTACAGGTTTTTTTACCGAGCGCGATAAAGCCAGTGCCCATCTGGTGGCGGGTGCAAAGCGTGTTCTTGTTTCTGCACCTTCTAATGATGCTGATTTAACTGTGGTGTATGGGGTTAACCACCAGACTTTAAGTAAAGAACATCAGGTGGTGTCGAATGCTTCTTGTACAACCAATTGTTTGGCACCTGTTGCGCAAGTGCTCCATAAGGTTGTTGGTATTGAAAAGGGCTTTATGACGACAATCCATTCCTATACGGGCGATCAACCTGTTTTAGATACAATGCACCGTGATCTTTACCGTGCTCGTGCTGCTGCTCTTTCTATGATCCCTACATCAACAGGGGCTGCTAAAGCAGTAGGATTGGTTTTGCCAGAATTAAAAGGTCTGCTAGATGGGGTGGCCATTCGTGTTCCAACGCCTAATGTTTCTGTTGTTGATTTGACATTTACAGCTCAACGTTCCACAACTGTTGAAGAGATTAATGCTGCCATTTGTGATGCTGCGCAAGGCCAGCTTAAGGGAATTTTAGGCTATACAGAAGAAAAACTTGTCAGCAGTGATTTTAATCATAATCCACATTCGGCCATTGTCCAAGCTGAGCAAACCAAAGTTGTTGATGGTAAGCTTTGCCGGGTTCTTGTTTGGTACGATAATGAATGGGGTTTTTCAAATCGCATGGCTGATACTGCTGTGGCTTTTGCCAAAACCTTATAA